In a single window of the Olivibacter sp. SDN3 genome:
- a CDS encoding FAD/NAD(P)-binding protein: MSSKDLSGYTIVIIGVGASGVASFIHLVLKWIVQVRTKNISIALIERKMDFGPGLAYGTGQEGHLLNTKAGLMGIFAEEPLHFIQWMHEHQEMIKKDFPQAAIHPDAYPPRMLYGIYIKDTLNQYITIAHKYGIKVTLISSEVLDAEISAKKITCIMESGEQIIADIGILATGTPEAASFKNLRSIEQYLSSPWPAQQLLQKIKNKKASVTIIGSSLTAIDAVMTLVTNKHRGPINLFSINGLLPRVQAPRETSYERKLLTLSNIRKLIRTERRSLRVKDLIRLFMQEVEGALKQKINWKDTERIGKSPVNLLKEDIHLALKGKNIFQDILFSLRYISYDIWKLLPEDQKLLYGRWIKPYVDINRHPIPLENGIKLLNLLESKQLNVISHSKEILWDDSRLKFILQTKEGVKGESDYVINATGPTTAIEKMDDIPLLRTLHHKKQIVAYKPGGVQADLNTMKITVRGIPNAPVYGVGHLLIGLQHDVNALWFNIARIDEMTDAIIKRLV; encoded by the coding sequence ATGTCAAGCAAAGATTTATCAGGTTACACCATAGTTATAATCGGCGTAGGCGCTTCGGGCGTGGCATCATTTATACACCTCGTATTAAAATGGATTGTTCAAGTTCGCACAAAAAACATATCAATTGCGTTAATTGAAAGAAAAATGGATTTTGGCCCGGGCTTAGCATATGGTACCGGGCAAGAGGGCCATTTGTTGAATACCAAGGCAGGACTAATGGGCATATTTGCAGAAGAACCATTGCACTTTATACAATGGATGCACGAACATCAGGAGATGATCAAAAAAGATTTCCCACAAGCTGCTATACACCCAGATGCTTACCCTCCCCGCATGTTATACGGGATATACATCAAAGACACCTTAAATCAATACATCACGATCGCTCATAAATACGGTATCAAGGTGACATTAATTTCATCAGAAGTGCTAGATGCTGAGATAAGCGCGAAAAAAATAACGTGCATAATGGAATCAGGCGAACAGATAATTGCCGACATTGGTATCTTGGCCACTGGAACACCCGAAGCAGCTTCTTTTAAAAACTTACGCAGCATTGAGCAGTATCTTTCATCTCCATGGCCAGCCCAACAACTCTTACAGAAAATAAAAAACAAAAAGGCTTCTGTTACTATTATTGGGAGTAGTTTAACAGCAATTGACGCTGTTATGACACTGGTAACAAACAAGCATCGGGGACCAATAAACCTATTTTCGATTAATGGCTTACTCCCTAGAGTACAAGCCCCTAGAGAAACGTCTTACGAAAGAAAGCTGTTAACACTGAGTAATATCCGCAAACTTATACGAACAGAGAGAAGGTCTCTTCGCGTAAAAGATCTTATCCGTTTATTCATGCAAGAAGTTGAAGGTGCTCTAAAACAAAAAATCAACTGGAAAGACACAGAACGTATCGGAAAGTCACCTGTAAACCTACTAAAGGAAGATATCCATTTAGCACTGAAAGGAAAGAATATTTTCCAGGACATTCTTTTTTCCCTACGCTACATCAGCTATGATATATGGAAATTACTACCAGAAGACCAGAAGTTACTTTATGGTCGATGGATTAAACCCTATGTCGATATTAATAGACATCCAATCCCACTGGAGAACGGCATAAAACTACTGAATCTGCTGGAATCAAAACAGCTCAACGTAATTTCCCATAGCAAAGAGATACTTTGGGACGATAGTCGATTAAAATTCATTCTTCAGACAAAAGAAGGAGTGAAAGGTGAAAGTGACTATGTGATCAATGCAACAGGCCCCACCACAGCAATAGAAAAAATGGACGATATACCACTCCTTCGCACGCTACATCATAAAAAACAAATTGTGGCTTACAAACCTGGCGGTGTGCAAGCAGACTTAAACACGATGAAAATTACTGTTAGGGGAATACCGAATGCACCTGTATATGGTGTGGGGCACCTATTGATAGGATTACAGCATGATGTAAATGCACTTTGGTTTAATATTGCCAGAATTGACGAAATGACCGATGCTATTATCAAAAGACTGGTATAA
- a CDS encoding AEC family transporter: MDVIKQLSTHVLPLYGFIILGYAVNRWLGLKSKWIAKILLFGLIPLLIMDNLLKAELKELFVAIGIIFVFACLMNIPAYFTHRYMAKDFNVNLLQSSFSYYNIGWFGIPITLALFGDEQLPLIISAYVGNALYGDTIGYYLFSRTKKIPIKHAIYNVFKIPAIYACIIALTLNSFSFELPSSFEPVTKGIGWTVSSLGMLIVGIMLGGMAFNSVSLKSFGKLLIMRYLSGALALLLLIGLEHWIIQILDNQQQKLLLLIATFPVAANLIVFAAFLETEKESSALLVALSTLFSLFLTPVCCYILFK; encoded by the coding sequence ATGGACGTTATAAAACAATTGTCGACCCACGTGCTCCCCTTATATGGGTTCATTATATTAGGATATGCTGTTAATAGATGGTTGGGACTCAAAAGCAAATGGATAGCAAAAATACTATTATTCGGGTTGATACCCTTGCTTATTATGGATAACCTGCTTAAAGCAGAACTAAAGGAATTATTTGTAGCTATAGGTATTATATTTGTTTTTGCTTGCTTAATGAATATACCTGCATACTTCACTCACAGATATATGGCAAAGGATTTTAACGTGAACCTTCTACAAAGTTCTTTTTCATATTATAACATTGGGTGGTTTGGTATACCGATTACTTTGGCACTTTTCGGAGATGAACAACTACCGTTAATTATCAGTGCTTACGTAGGCAACGCGTTATACGGTGATACCATTGGTTATTATCTATTTTCACGAACAAAAAAAATCCCTATAAAACATGCCATATATAATGTATTCAAAATTCCTGCGATTTATGCCTGTATAATAGCGCTCACACTGAATAGCTTTTCATTTGAGTTGCCCAGCAGTTTTGAACCTGTCACGAAGGGCATAGGATGGACGGTTTCCAGCCTAGGTATGTTAATTGTAGGGATTATGCTGGGAGGTATGGCTTTTAACTCTGTCTCGCTCAAGTCTTTTGGCAAGCTTTTAATAATGAGATACCTAAGTGGTGCATTAGCATTGCTACTGTTGATAGGCTTAGAACATTGGATTATTCAGATACTGGATAATCAACAGCAAAAATTACTATTGCTAATAGCGACGTTTCCCGTAGCCGCCAACTTGATTGTTTTTGCAGCGTTTCTAGAAACCGAAAAAGAAAGCTCAGCTTTATTAGTGGCTTTATCCACGCTTTTTTCTCTCTTTTTAACTCCCGTATGTTGTTATATCTTATTCAAATAA
- a CDS encoding DUF4833 domain-containing protein → MSSNIQIRLSIMMAFIASTYSLCAASIDNRHVFCASDSTKIDTFPIPKGVDNLLFYIQRDPNTNTICYTLNLNKSGELNTANPINAFWIRYPEGGARKDLNFIQRKFAYGITAKKNNDGTYDVRSVAYNKLPLTLKKDSNGRYHIYTDISNKESVLERIFIRIGDGGTFWAPDVKYIELKGVDVKSGRRIIDRFKP, encoded by the coding sequence ATGTCAAGTAATATACAGATTCGCCTAAGCATCATGATGGCTTTTATCGCCAGCACATATAGTTTATGTGCAGCCTCCATTGATAATCGCCATGTGTTTTGCGCATCGGATTCTACTAAAATAGACACTTTTCCAATACCGAAAGGGGTAGATAACTTGCTTTTTTATATACAACGAGATCCTAATACGAACACCATTTGTTATACGCTGAACCTTAATAAGAGTGGTGAATTAAACACTGCAAATCCAATTAATGCTTTTTGGATACGTTATCCCGAAGGGGGAGCAAGGAAAGATCTTAATTTTATCCAGCGAAAGTTTGCATATGGCATCACAGCAAAAAAGAATAATGACGGGACCTACGACGTCCGTTCCGTCGCTTACAATAAATTGCCTTTAACCTTGAAGAAAGATAGTAATGGTAGGTACCACATTTATACAGATATTAGTAACAAAGAGTCTGTTTTAGAAAGGATTTTTATAAGGATTGGTGATGGCGGTACATTTTGGGCACCAGATGTGAAGTATATAGAGTTAAAGGGAGTTGATGTAAAATCTGGTAGGAGAATTATAGATAGATTTAAACCTTAA
- a CDS encoding GtrA family protein, translated as MNRRNNIYTFIKAQLSAFIGGIVDYLIMIGSTEYLQIHYTVSILLGGIVGALANFTINRNWTFEGTTDAASTKMGFQLLKFAIIVGVSILLKAMGTYLVTEGGRIDYRISRVMVDLMVSLGFNYTLQKYWVFKRT; from the coding sequence ATGAACAGGAGAAATAATATTTATACCTTTATTAAGGCGCAATTATCGGCATTTATAGGAGGTATTGTTGACTATCTGATCATGATTGGCTCTACTGAATACTTGCAGATCCACTATACAGTGTCGATTCTATTGGGAGGTATTGTTGGAGCTTTAGCAAACTTTACCATCAACAGAAACTGGACTTTTGAAGGAACGACAGATGCTGCTAGCACAAAGATGGGATTTCAGTTGCTAAAATTTGCTATAATAGTTGGTGTTAGCATACTGTTGAAAGCTATGGGTACTTACTTAGTAACAGAGGGAGGGCGTATTGATTATCGTATTAGCAGGGTCATGGTGGATTTAATGGTTTCACTTGGCTTTAACTATACATTGCAAAAGTATTGGGTATTTAAAAGAACATGA
- a CDS encoding CDP-alcohol phosphatidyltransferase family protein, with the protein MKENNLWEDTIIPANRRLSNGKKGTQGIFNDRKRTNLLKGVEQRTISYLVTIVPKAITPDMLTAVGFLGGLLVLAGFILASYFERTYLLLGVVGLFVNWFGDSLDGRIAYYRNIPRKWYGFSLDIIMDWINTVIMGLGFIVYLGNGYELLAYFFVALYGWAMIISQLRYKITDKYTIDAGTVGPTEIRVIISVILIIEVIFPKTVSVFSGLVVMILFVVNIVDTRKLLRLGDARDIAERVVKKNFSDEQEK; encoded by the coding sequence ATGAAAGAAAACAATTTATGGGAGGATACTATTATTCCAGCTAATAGAAGGCTTTCTAATGGCAAAAAAGGAACGCAGGGTATATTTAATGATAGGAAGCGCACGAATTTATTGAAAGGTGTCGAACAGCGTACAATCTCTTACTTAGTTACTATAGTGCCTAAAGCGATAACTCCAGATATGCTTACAGCAGTAGGTTTTTTGGGAGGACTGTTAGTCCTAGCGGGTTTTATTTTGGCAAGTTATTTTGAGCGAACGTATCTATTATTAGGAGTTGTTGGTTTGTTTGTTAACTGGTTTGGAGACTCGTTAGATGGTAGAATTGCATATTATCGAAATATCCCAAGAAAATGGTACGGCTTCTCGTTAGATATTATAATGGATTGGATAAATACGGTTATTATGGGGCTGGGTTTTATCGTTTATCTAGGTAATGGGTATGAATTGCTTGCCTATTTTTTTGTCGCCTTATATGGTTGGGCGATGATTATATCTCAGTTACGCTATAAAATAACGGATAAATATACCATAGACGCAGGTACTGTTGGACCTACGGAAATACGGGTTATCATAAGTGTGATTCTTATAATAGAGGTGATTTTTCCTAAAACTGTGAGTGTTTTTTCTGGACTTGTGGTGATGATTTTATTTGTTGTAAATATTGTTGACACAAGAAAGTTATTAAGATTAGGCGATGCACGTGATATAGCGGAACGGGTTGTAAAGAAGAATTTTTCCGATGAACAGGAGAAATAA
- a CDS encoding sterol desaturase family protein has translation MFRSNLLEPLTKVHFTVPLILFVPVVLYFTWKAFASYQVSIGFYFGFFLIGLFVWSLTEYVMHRFVFHLPPKGKIMERIHFIFHGVHHDYPMDKLRLVMPPSVSIPLALALFYFFKLFFNEMQMAAFFPGFMVGYLFYDIGHYAMHHYNFKSGIMKKIKQHHMLHHYQDADKGYGVSSPLWDKIFGSDFEKKGKKR, from the coding sequence ATGTTCAGAAGTAATTTACTTGAACCACTAACTAAAGTACACTTTACCGTACCTTTGATATTATTTGTGCCTGTAGTTCTTTATTTCACCTGGAAAGCGTTTGCTTCTTATCAAGTTTCCATAGGGTTTTACTTTGGTTTTTTCTTAATAGGCCTTTTTGTTTGGTCGCTTACGGAGTATGTAATGCATCGTTTTGTTTTTCACTTACCGCCTAAAGGAAAAATTATGGAAAGAATACACTTTATATTTCATGGAGTTCACCATGATTATCCAATGGATAAGTTACGTTTAGTAATGCCACCGTCAGTAAGTATTCCGTTAGCTTTAGCCTTGTTTTACTTTTTCAAACTATTTTTTAATGAAATGCAAATGGCTGCTTTTTTTCCGGGATTTATGGTTGGATACCTTTTTTATGATATTGGCCATTATGCCATGCACCATTACAATTTCAAAAGTGGCATTATGAAAAAAATTAAGCAACATCATATGTTACATCATTACCAAGATGCTGACAAAGGTTACGGTGTCAGCTCCCCTTTATGGGATAAAATATTTGGTTCTGATTTTGAGAAAAAAGGAAAAAAGCGATAA